The window tagaatcacatgtgattaacctagaaccaccaaaacacaataaGAATGGGTACAtgagagtttacagtcgtaaacccctagtttattgccgtaaactcctcaaatggtccataaGTTGATCTAGTCCCCTTCCATAGCCTTAGAACTAAACCTAGCACCATCCCTTAAGAGCTATAAGGCCATTAAGCACCCAagaacaccacccatgagtttatggccgtaaactcatggggatatggtcattagggccgtaaactcctttaggagtttactcttgaagagcaaactccatatccagGCCATACACATTCAAAGATGCCActtgggtcactccaaacacttgaattgaagtgttttcgcgtctcgaagtgtttattcatatttgattagtggttcaaggtctaattagatacaaatgtgtatctcttcatattacataggaacctcgcgcgttttcaagccccgaactgacgtttagcatccaaaccgacacattcctcgattggtgagttcataccccaactcctttttccgtgtttttcaaattttttcagggggggaatacaagcaaaagtacaaggaaatcttgtactcaaacttattatttcagttcaaatgttcatattctgtatgtttttaatatcgaaaaccgtattaaccaaaaGTTCGAATTGTAGAGTTAGCTTTCAGATTAATTGTAGAtctctttataaaatgttatgatttatgttatattttataatttacgaaggattcatgctaatcataaattaggattaTTACTAATAAGATACGCCCTCGGATAGTAACAGAACTACGAAAGTACAGCCAGTGCACGCTTTTGGATGACACATAACTTCGAAATTACAGCTAGTGTACGTCTTTGAGTGCCACCAGAGTTTCGGAAATAATTCGAAAGTACGGCTTTGGATATCGACAGAGTTTCGAAtatatacgcctttggatgtcgacagagcttcggaaATACGTCTAAAGTATGCCTTTGGAAgtcaccagaacatcgaatataCAGCTAATGTACGTCTCTGAGTGTCTCCAAAGATTCAAAATTACGGGTGAGTAAAGTAGATATTCGACATTCGAGTGTAGGATAACTAGGctatcagaatacctaactaatactacaagtatggtagatactagtacattgcattccgaaccaagaactaaccacgacttttaggaaaacaagggtttttcctgggataacataactgctCTTAACCAAATTGTGTAACAAATgggtaactaaactttacttataagaaaatatgagattttcttggataacgaatttttcagaaaaaccaaaggaaacttattcttttacgaaaataaaccgcttatgaactcaccagctttatgctgattttcaaactgcttgtattctcaggttcacattagacaggtaccccgcgatcttttggagaagacggagcgtgtaGAAGACATGTcttagcttttgttcatatgatatatatatatatatatatatatatatatatatatatatatatatatatatataacacttgtaacactttgttttcagacaatgtaaatatttcaatgtaatgtaatggttgtgtttactacgcttactatgtacattggttgcgatactacatgacgtcctccgccccggaacgtttccgccttcggtttcggggtgtgacagcttCCTTTACCGATGTAAGTTGTAAAGGCTTATGGGCCGTCAGagtatttgatgaatatggttttgcAATTCATCTGCGTCTGTGAGTAATGATCTCACACTAGCAACGTAATTCACAAGGCCGTCTAGAATGATCAAGTGTTGTCACCTACTTTGTGGGGTGCCTAGACACGCCGTTAATAGTTGCATGATCGGGACCCACCATTTCTAATCATCCCATACGAAGCTACCATACATCGACACCTGATAGTTTCATGGAACATAACTTTACTCCCCATTCCTAGGTGCACATTCTCATAATGAGACTACCTAATATCAAACTCAATTGAGCTAGGTATCTTCCATAAGTCTAAGTTTATCCCTAGACTAGATTATAGTGTTCGTAACCAACCTTAATATCATCTCTATTCTTGGGTGACACTAACCTAATTCTAGTGTGTTTATAATCCATACAGAGCATTATGTATAATTATTCTTTTATCTTCTTAGCAATGTAATTTTTAATACTAttatatgatgttatctatttaatCCTAACATTAAATAGAACCATATCTCGTTCGCACATAGCACAGTATATATCCTAACATATAATCCAGACAATAAGTACATAATTAACATACGACTTCTAgaagatatttaatattttaattaatactcattaaatcatgttcatgaaagggactatacactcacttgacaAAGTGTTTAGCGATTGGTGAATTAGGTAGAGCTTCGCCTTATATATCTTTCCAACAGACTTAGATGTACATAGcgctaagtcttagtctaatttAATACTTCATGGAACTATTATTTTACGGATTTGGATTTCTTAACAATCccaaagtctacttcaagatctaaATAATGAATAACCATGTAGGATTATATCGGAGGCAGGGTCCGTTTGGTATtaaagtatattgtttggaaatctcactttaaatacctcactaaatccagcctagacatcactCTCAAAAGtatatcaatcagtataacgacatgGAATTATTGAtatatcttatttataggttcacaATAACAATTTATGATCATAAATAAAAGTTACACTGAAAACGATAtaatgtagcttaacttacagatgATTTAGTGAAAAGTTGGTAATTATGCGAGCAGAATTTTAATCCAGGAGCTTTTATTCACCGGCTATCTAACACTGCAGGGCTTCTGCTTGATAGTTACTACTACTTCATAGATCGCAGGGCTTCGTCGAAGCCTAAAAATCGAAGGAAATCGAGAGAGAAAGTGTGGGTAGTGTGAAAGAGAATGCaattaagcatatatatatatatatatatatatatatatatatatatatatatagcccatATGTGTGTCACACACTCTAGCCATGCCAATCCTCTCGTTTTGCGACACGTATTAGGTCCAAATTTGTCCGCTTCCTTATTTCAGCAGCCTACTGCGCGTCGTGCCCCTCGTGTGTACATGtgtggatttttgatttttcaaaaattgatatcttcttcatacgaactccattttcgacgtttttTTTATATCAATGCATAGCTAAtgatgagatctacaacttttatttagactcatcgcctaattttgaatttatttgtaaagatatatttttttcagacttagactgttaaagtctgttaaaattttataactttctcatatgatatttgttttcaactgtctttatatcgatggAACCATATGAACGAGATCTTCAACTATCGTTTAAATTGTTTTTTCCTAACAATGAACCGATCTCTACTTCGGTTTATGACTCATATACTACTgcgctgaaacttagaaaaatcacaatttcttctttcgaagtcagatttaggtatTCTTTACATGCACACTCTCGGCCTCTTAGGCTAAAAaacaatttatcaaaaattcactttttacgatacacaAAGTCGTGCtggtttaatcgcgaaacttcgaagaagcataacatcttcatatgaagtcggatttgaacgttctttatatatacaaaatccTTGTCACATACATTATAACTTTGGTTGAGGtaatttatcctaaataatcttctatcaaaagtcATTTGTATGCTTATTATCTATAAATGGACAAACCCGAATATACGGGCGTTACATAAACTCACTTGAAAACACATatatatgatgaatgagaatgtTTGAATGAATTACTTAGTTGAGTTGGTTTGTCATACATCAGATATAATGATATACACATAATAATAGTTAATTGTGTGATCTATGTGTAATCTATAGATTTTGTATATACATCATTTTAAATTTAGTTATCTAAAATAAAAATTGCAACTTTGAGGAGACAAGATAAACATTACTTTATTTGTTTGATGACGTGCATAAATATTTATCACGTTTTATTAAATAGTATTCGATAAAATAAAATACGAACCTATTGTAAACAACATTAATATCATCATTATTTTTAGGTTTTGTAATTCATTAGTGATGTTTCTTGTTTTAAGCATTAACATTATGTTTTTTCCGCAAATATTATAACTTGTTTCTCCCATGTTAGATATGGACGGCTAAAGATAATATTTACctttatgttatttttataaaacaaacatTCATATAGTGTTAACataaaaattgacaaaaaaaacattttaattttatgAGACGAAAACGTATTATCAAAAGCAATTCAAAATCTGTAACTttttacattaaaaataaaaaacaatcaaAAGTATGAGGACTTGAGAAAGCCCGTTCTAGAAAAAttgataaaatatttaaaaaattatactaaattacaaaaaataaaaaataagacaagtGTGTCACCATAAACACCCTACAAGTACAATCAAGTAAGTCGACCATTTAATTGAGCTTGTAATCACCCAACCCGAAGAAAGATCGGATTCCATCAATGAACTATATCTAAAATTCGGGTTTGACCCGTATAGCGCCTGGACCCCTTCCACGTCATCAATCTTAAGGTCCACCTTCTTAGTTCTCGGACTCAAGCTCGGGTACATGATAGCGTCTTTGACCGAAGTGTGGGCCAACCCGAGTATATGCCCAATTTCATGCGTTGCAACTGATTCTAAATCAACGGCCACCTTTGATTTAGTTGATTTAAAATCAACGGCCCATGTCTCAGCTTCATCTAAATGGAGCCGACCGTTTTCCGGCGAAAAAGCGTGAGCCAACACTCCTAAAACACCGTCGAACGGCTCTCCGTCGCCATGATCACCTTtgtaaaatccgatttttatgtCTGCCGACGAGTAATCGTCCGCTTCCGTAAAGTTCACCGGTATCACAGACGACCACCGTGAGAACGAACGCCGAAAAGCATCTTGCACGTCGGAGGAACTAAGGTAATCGATCATATGATTACGGGAAAAAGCGTATGTTAGCGACACCTGAGCTGATCTCCCCCACCGCGGCTCACCGTAAAAATACGCATAGTGTTTAGTGACGTGGATTTTGTCCGTCGACCCTTTCCTTACATCACTTACGCCGCAGCGCGGCGACATGATCTGTGTCACAGTCCCGGCGTCGAGCTTTCCAGTCACCATCAATCCGAGGTTCCTCTGGTAGTTAACGACGGCGGATTCGAAACTATCATCGAATATGTCTGTGAAGTTATCTACGACGTTGTCTGGGATTTGGAGGTATCCAAATCGATGGAAGTACTTCTTGAGCTCAGACATGCCGGAGAAGTTGGCACCCTTGCCGGCGTCGATGAAGTTAACGAAGTTGTTCCAGGTAGCGTTCGGAGAGAGGTCAGCGGGGAACAGAGTGCCGGGAAGGGTTCTGGCGGGAAAGAGAGAAGGCATGAGACAGAGGAAGAAGATGGAGGTTAAGGAGTTATAACTGAAAAACTGGAACATGTTTTGGTTAGTTGTAGTACGATTTCTAAAGTGTTTTGATTTAGTACAATTTGTGTattaacaccaaaaatcaaactATTTATATTGAGCATAATActctttaatatttatttatatatatgtatgtgtgtgtgtgaaatatcttaaaaaacaaaaatagatAAGAAAGATATACAAGGAAGATGGGACTTGGGATTTAGAGAAATGGAAGAATCTTTGGACCAAAGTGCGAGTCTTTTTTTCTTTCTGATTATGACTAGTTTTTGATAGAGATGTTCTAAGGTGGGTGAACCACTGGGTTGGGGTTCTATTCCTTttcatttaatttatttttatatgtttaattCACTTAAATAATTTAGTAATAGTACTCTTTTTGTTCTAATGGCGTCATTTTCGTTAAATTTTTTAAGCAAATGGTCAATTTAAGGATAAGGAGACGAATGAAAAGGAAATAACAGATTATAACATCAATTCAGTGAGAGAATCTAAAACATTGTTTCGTTGTCTTATTGAATCATTGGAAGTCGATGTACTCTTGTGGTGATGTTAAGATAAGAATGCGATATAACTAATAAAACAGTCCTCTCTATTAAAAAGTTAAAACTCTGCATcatattctttttttttctcttaaGGAAATAATTACAAAGACATAAGGGGTAAAATTGAAATTTACCTTCAAGATGTTTGAACGTAGAACCGGTTTGTGGACAAGCGTCAAGAAATAGTGTTTACCTTTTTTTTTAGTGAATCACTGAATAGTCAATCACTTATTCcttcaaacatttttttattaaataaccaATTTCCCACTTAAATGGACATTACATGTTTAATATTACTACTCATATATATGTCTTAACTCTGAAGTAGGGAAAATTCTTAATTATTCAACACATACTGATCTAACCATTATTAGCAACTGCTAAATGTGTGATTGATGTATCTTGTTTTTATATTTGGGCATGCTATTTGTTATGTATCATGCAGATGATAATAAAAGAATAAAAGGCTGAAAAGGCTTTATTTGATTATGGTTAATTTCAAAGAAAAAATAGAAATAGGGGTGATGATTTTAAGGTTGAAAATGGAAGGTGTTAAACCACAAATCCTAGTGGTTTTTCAGTTGAGAAATTTTCTTGTTTGTTGACCTACAATTAGGTAAAATTACCATCAAACCCCTATAATCATCCATATAAAATAAAGTCGCGtcattttttttctaattatataTGAAAAATAATGTGACTATGTGCAACAACTCAAACCCTAACTTTCAACTACTCAAACCCAAACTTTCCTATGTCACCTTTGAATTATTGTTTgtttttatgtttattatatttgatagataattgtttttttttttctaaacaaaaagtagaaaaaaattatacttcataaGAATAAACAAAAATTTATGAAATCATTTATAAAAAACAATCACCTTTAGCCTTTTCTATAgtagattatttattcttataaaaaaatatagttGTACCACCTTTATGGGTATGATTGATGGTGTGAGTGTAGATCATAGTCTAGCATTGTCGGATTATTGTAAGGAATTATATGTATTAATATTTATTTAGATACTATAATTAAAACTTGCTGAAATGGTTGTAGTTGGTTCTAAAAATTGTTGAATTCATGGTTATGTTGCTGAAATTATTTATTTGGTTTGaaatatggtttgattttgatGAGATATTGTTGATTTTGATGAAATGCTGCTGATTTTGGTTTGATTTATCAGCTATGGTTTCTTTCTCATGTTTATTTTACTTGCATATGAACCATTTGATGAAATGTCTAATGAAATTGTTTCAACTTATGATTGATTTAAATTTCTTTGTCTTGAATCTTTTTACAGAAAAGAAACCTTGGATGATAAAAACTGTTTGTATGTAGATTTGTTAATATTCTCTCTTAAAATGTTCAATCTGGATGATAAAATCTCATATATCCTTTGTTTGGTTGATATAGGTGATTGATAATGACCAAGATGTTATCA of the Lactuca sativa cultivar Salinas chromosome 6, Lsat_Salinas_v11, whole genome shotgun sequence genome contains:
- the LOC111883026 gene encoding metalloendoproteinase 1-MMP, producing the protein MFQFFSYNSLTSIFFLCLMPSLFPARTLPGTLFPADLSPNATWNNFVNFIDAGKGANFSGMSELKKYFHRFGYLQIPDNVVDNFTDIFDDSFESAVVNYQRNLGLMVTGKLDAGTVTQIMSPRCGVSDVRKGSTDKIHVTKHYAYFYGEPRWGRSAQVSLTYAFSRNHMIDYLSSSDVQDAFRRSFSRWSSVIPVNFTEADDYSSADIKIGFYKGDHGDGEPFDGVLGVLAHAFSPENGRLHLDEAETWAVDFKSTKSKVAVDLESVATHEIGHILGLAHTSVKDAIMYPSLSPRTKKVDLKIDDVEGVQALYGSNPNFRYSSLMESDLSSGWVITSSIKWSTYLIVLVGCLW